The nucleotide window CAATCGTGATTTGGTCAGGCACTTTAAAAACTTCCACATTTCTCGCCCATCTAGAAGATCCTTGAACTCCATATTTATCCCCCACATTTTCATAATCCTTATGACGGGTTTTAAACAATAGATAAACGAATAAGAAAAGCGCAGCTCCAGTAGATACATACAACATTGGATTCTGTGCTGCATGCATTTCCATGATATTTTGGAAAGGATGAGCCAAGATATATACTGCGTAATCAGACAATATTTCGGTACTAAATTCCTTCTTATGCTCCGAAATAAAAGGAAGAAATCCTGCAACAAACAAAGAAAAGTAAAATAGAAAGATAAAAAGCAAAGAAAAAATAGTCGCTTTTATTTTCATCTATTCTCGCCTCAACTTTCTGACATGGAAGCAAACGTGCCTAACACTTCCAAAGAGATAATTTTTTGTTTTCCATCTTCTTCGGCAACAGTTACTTCGTAAATTTGTGTGGTCTCCGGACTATCAACACCATCAATTGTATAAACCGTATCCAATACCACTAATCCAGTCAGTTCTTTGTTTTGTGCTGTCATATATAACTTCATCTTGGTAATGTGATTCTCAAATTTAATTGTAGGAGTATCGGGAACACCAGCAGCCATCAGTTGCCCATAAACATCCTCATTCACATAGTTTTTAACCTTTTCAAATTTATCTTTATAGGTATCCGTATTGTAGTTAAAGTGTGTGTCAAAGAAATCTTCTACTGTTTTCTTGGCTTCTTCATTTCCTGCTAGTTGTTCATCCGTGATAGCCCCTTCAGCCTCATCCAATCCTTTTTCTAATTCCTTTACTTGTGCTTTTAAGTCTTTATTTAACGCCGCAAATTTTTCATTATCTTTACTCTCACTACTAACATTGAACCCTAATGCTATATTGGTAAAAATAGAAACGACCAGCATAATAGCCATCGTTACTAAAACTTTTGTATTCACTACATTCCCTCCTATTTAACCACTCGGCCAAATCCAGCTAAATGCTGCTTCCAATAACCTTGATTCCAGTTGGAGTATCCAATGCCACCATTGTTGGCGTCGTACATTCGTTTCTCATCCACATAGATGCCTACATGCGTAATAGAACTAGCTGGACGACTAGGATTAGTTCCCTTGAAAAACACTAAGTCTCCAGGCTGTGGATCGGCTACTGGTATGGAATGGGCTTCCTGTTCAGCTGCCGTTCTGGGTAAATCATACCCAAGCAATTTAAAGGCATATTGTACTAACCCACTACAATCAAAACCAATCTTCGGATTGGAACCAGCCCACGTATAAGACCAACCATCATATTTTTGTACTTCTGTCATTAAAGCTTGATAGGTTTCCGCACCTAAAGCTGAAGCATCGACATTTCCTATATCCCCTGTACCAGAACCTGGTGCAGAAAGATATTGCTGAATCAACATCACATAGTACATGTTCCCGTACGAATAACGAATGTTTCCATTGAAATCGGCCACGGGATTACTGTACTTCACCGTTTTTCCTCCTGCTTGTTTGCTAGAAAAAGCGCTGGCTAACTCAAAGGAATATTGTTTTCCGTTATCCTTTACATAATTATTAAAGGCTGATCCAAAATTATAGCTCTGGACAGGAGTCCAGAAATCTAATTCATGAGAGCGAGCATTTTGCACTACATTGGCTAAATGAGATACACCTGCATCAATAGAAACGATAGGATCACTAATGGAATTGGGAGGAAGACCAAGTGATTCCGAACTCTGCATCACATCTAATCCTTCACCCCCTGTTTCCACCATCATGATGGCAAGAATAACATCGACATACTCTGGTATTCCGTATTTTTCGGCGTATTCATCTACTACAGGTTTATAGACTAAAACAGCTTCATTTACCTTGGCGGTTCCAGAATTCCCTTGATCTCCACCGACTAACAACATGACCCCAATAACCATGACCATCAAAAAAGCTAGTACAATGAGTACTAGCTTCTTCCAATGTTTCTTCGCTTGTTGGGCTACCGTTAAAGCAACTTTAATTGTTACTGCATCCATTAATCATCCATCCCTAGCTTTTCATCTAACTTAATTAGCTCCTTCTGTAATTCCACCAGTTTATCTTCAGCCTTTTTCAATTCATCTTCCCTTTTAACTTTATCTTCCTCGGTTTCTCCAAACATGCTATCCTGGTTCAAAGTAGAGATTTGGTCATTCAGGCTACTAACCTCAATTTCCAAATCAGATTTCTTCAACAATTGATCGACCTTTTTCTTCTCCGCCTTTG belongs to Niallia sp. Man26 and includes:
- a CDS encoding bifunctional lytic transglycosylase/C40 family peptidase; translated protein: MDAVTIKVALTVAQQAKKHWKKLVLIVLAFLMVMVIGVMLLVGGDQGNSGTAKVNEAVLVYKPVVDEYAEKYGIPEYVDVILAIMMVETGGEGLDVMQSSESLGLPPNSISDPIVSIDAGVSHLANVVQNARSHELDFWTPVQSYNFGSAFNNYVKDNGKQYSFELASAFSSKQAGGKTVKYSNPVADFNGNIRYSYGNMYYVMLIQQYLSAPGSGTGDIGNVDASALGAETYQALMTEVQKYDGWSYTWAGSNPKIGFDCSGLVQYAFKLLGYDLPRTAAEQEAHSIPVADPQPGDLVFFKGTNPSRPASSITHVGIYVDEKRMYDANNGGIGYSNWNQGYWKQHLAGFGRVVK